The nucleotide sequence GCTCGGGCGGCGTTGGGGGCGGCGATTATAGCCGCCCCGGCCGCCAGCACGCGAGGCGCGGGACACTCAGTCGAGCGGGCGCAAACTCAGCAATTCGCCGGCATCGCTGAATTCCAGCGCGAAACTACCGTAGACACCGGCATGACTGAGGTAAGGACGCAGATGATGGACCGGCAAACTGATCCGCCGGCCATCACGACTGTGCAACAGAACGCGGTTAGCCTGCCCGCGGTAAACGGCCTGCCAACGTTCGGCCGGGATGGCGATATCCAGCACCAGACTGGCCATGGAAAATCCTCGCAAATGAGGCTGGCATCTTGCCACAAGGGCGTTGCAGCGGCCTGCAGGCAGTTATTGCTGCCGTGCAGCAGGAGAATTCCTCTGCCACACTGGCACCATCGTTTTGGAGTCCCCGACCATGATTCTGTCCGAGCAGCCGCAGAACTTCTCCGCGCGCCTGAGCACCCTCGCTCAGCGCCTGGGGCTGGGCGGCCGCGCGCTCCGCGCCCTGCGCGAGCGGGCCAGCAGGTTGCAGTTACCGTTTCAGCCGTTGCCGACGCCGCAGCCAAGTATTTGGTGGCAGGCCGGGCCGCAATTGCAGCGCCTCGGCAATCTGCCACGCAGTGCGCTGTCCGGTCCGGTTCAGGATGACAAGGCCGATGCTCACGCCCTACTGATCGGCGTGGTCAAACAAGAGCTACAACACCTCGACAGTTTCGACCTGCGCCAGATCGACGGCCTCGGCGGGGGCAGTGCAGCGCCCGTCTATACCAGCCTCGAAGAGTTTGCCGCCACGCCGGCCTGCCGCGGGCAGCGCATCATCAGCTACAAGGATTTTCTCAAAACCATCAGCCTCGCCCTGCCGAACTTTTCCGCCAGCGAACGGATTCAGCTGCGCTCGACCGCTTGGCACGGGTCGCGGGTCTACTGGGCCGGCGAACGGCAGATCGAGGCGTTCAGCAGCGCCATCGTCTATGCCCGGCTCCGTGGGCTAAATGTCACGCTACCGGCCGATCTCATCCACTACAGCGTCAACGCTGCTGGCCTGGATGCCCTGCAGGCGTGCTATCACGTGCTCGCCATGCCGGTGCAGGCCTGGAGCGAACCGGCCTTCATGGCCTTGCTGCTCGACAATGGTTTGCCCTACGCACGGCTGAGCCTGATCCACAGCCCCGGCGCACCGGAAATCCTCCTGCTGCCGCGCCAGAGTGCCGAAGCCACGGCTCTCGGCGAAGGCCTGCGCCTAGCCGGCGCCAGCGACGTGGTGACCTACCTGCGCTCGCTGGCATAAAAGCCCCGTTTTTTTTATGGCTATGTGCCGATTACAGTGTGCACCGCGCTTTTGTAGGGTGGGTTAGCCGCGTAGCGGCGTAACCCACCAGCGGTGCCGACCTGAACATCAGTGTCCAGCAGAGTCGGTGGGTTACGCCTACGCCTAACCCACCCTACGGATCAGCCGAGGACTCGCGATCAGGCTGCCAATACATGCTGGGCGCTCTGCGCCAGATCCATCAGCTCGCGATTGGCCACCGCATACATGGCGTAATCGGTGCTGGTCGAGGCGCGCAGCTCGGTCAACATCGCGCGCCAGCGCTCCACCAACGGCCGATGCTGCTGCAGCCAGAGCTGCATCCGCGACTCCATATCCACCGGCGCATCAGGCATCTGCAACACCGCCACGGTGATGGCGCGCTGTTGCCAATCCAGATCATCGCGGAAGGCTTCACGCGCCAAGGCCTGCCAGTTGCTTTCCACCGGCAGGCTGGTGATCTGCTGCAGATACCAGGTCAGATCCAGCGCGCTGCCGACCGCGAAGTGCGCCTTGGCCACCAGTGCGGGACTCTGCCCGGTGACATCGGCGGCCTCGATGATCGGCAACAAGGTGTACAGATGGCTGACCCCCGCCACCATGCGCGCCAGCAACTCCGGCACGCCAGCGTCGACGAACGACTGATAGCGCGCCTGCCACTGCTCCAGCGTCGGCCCTTCGAGCAGTTCGTTGAGCTTCAGGCCCAACGCTGCCACCTGCGGCCCAAAATGCGCCACATCGCGGCCAGCATCGAGATTGTCGCGGCGGCTACGCAAAAACCAGCGGGTCGCGCGCCGGCCCAGACGCATCAGCTCTTCCATCAGCTGCAACTGCACGTCGGCGGCGACCTTGTAGTCCAGCGTCTCGATCTGGCGGAACCAGTGCGGCAGATGGAACACGTCGCGGACGATCACATACGCCCCGGCGACGTTGGCCGCGCTCTGCCCGGTGGACTCCTTGAGGCGCTGCACGAAGGTGATGCCCATGTGATTGACCAGGTCGTTGGCGATCTGCGTGCTGACGATTTCACGCTTCAGGCGATGGCGGCGCATCGGCTCGCCAAATTTCTCTGCCAGCAACGGCGGGAATGCGGTTTCCATTTCACGGATCAGGTAGTCGTCGTCTGGCACCAGCGACTTGATCAGCGACTCCTTGAGGTCGATCTTGCTGTAGGAGATCAGCACCGACAGCTCCGGCCGGGTCAGGCCCAGGCCGTTGGCCGCACGCTCGGTCAGCTCCTCGTCGCTGGGCAGGAACTCCAGCGCGCGATCGAGCTTGCCGGCCGCCTCAAGCGCGGCAATCAGGCGTTTGTATTCGCCGATCCGTTCCCGCGCCCGGCGCTGCGCCAGGGACAGCGCCTGGGTCTGCTTGTAGTTGTTGCCGAGCACCAGGCCACCCACCGCTTCGGTCATCTCGACTAGCAAGCCGTTGCGCTGTTTACCGGTCATGTCGCCGGCAGCGACGATCTCGTTGAGGAGAATTTTGATGTTCACCTCGTGGTCGGAACAGTCGACGCCGCCGGCGTTGTCGATGAAGTCGGTATTGCTCGCCCCACCATTCAAACCGTATTCGACGCGGCCGAGCTGGGTCATGCCGAGGTTGCCGCCCTCGCCCACCACCTTGGCACGCAGCTCGCGACCGTCCACGCGCAGCGCGTCGTTGGCCTTGTCGCCAACATCGGCGTGGCTCTCCCGACTGGACTTCACATAGGTGCCGATGCCGCCATTCCAGAGCAGATCGACCGGCGCCTTGAGCAGCGCATTGAGCAGTTCGGTGGGCGCCAGCTTGTCGGCGGTGATGTCGAAGCGCTTCTGCATCTGCGGGCTGATGGCGATGCTTTTGGCGCTGCGCGAGAACACCCCGCCGCCCGCGGAAATCAACCCGGCCTCGTAGTCGCTCCAGTTCGAGCGCGGCAGATTGAACAGCCGCTGGCGCTCGACAAAGCTCTTCGCCGGGTCCGGATTGGGGTCGATGAAAATATGCAGATGGTTGAAGGCCGCGACCAGCTGCAGCTTGTCCGAGAGCAGCAAGCCGTTGCCGAACACGTCGCCGGCCATGTCACCGATGCCGATCACCGTGAAATTGTCTTTCTGCACATCGATGCCGCGCTCGCGGAAGTGCCGCTGCACCGACACCCAGCCGCCCTTGGCGGTGATGCCCATGCCTTTATGGTCGTAACCCGCCGAGCCACCTGAGGCGAACGCGTCGCCCAACCAGAAGCCGTATTCGCCGGCGATGCCATTGGCGATGTCGGAAAAAGTCGCCGTGCCCTTGTCGGCCGCCACCACCAGATACGGATCGTCCGCGTCATGACGCACCACGTTGGCTGGCGGTACCACCGCGCCTTCCTTGAGGTTGTCGGTGATGTCCAGCAGACCGGAAATAAAGATCCGGTAGCAGGCGATGGCCTCGGCCTGGATCTCGTCGCGGTTGCCGCCCACCGGCAAGCGCCGCGGAATGAAGCCACCCTTGGCGCCGACCGGCACGATCACCGCATTTTTCACCTGCTGGGCCTTGACCAGGCCGAGTACCTCGGTGCGGTAGTCCTCCTCGCGGTCCGACCAACGCAGACCGCCGCGGGCGACCTTGCCACCGCGCAGATGCACGCCCTCAACGCGCGGCGAATAAACGAACACCTCGAACAGCGGCACCGGCTTGGGAATGTCCGGAATCTGCCGGGGGTTGAGCTTGAAGCTGAAATAGCTCTTCGCCGCACCGGTGGCGTCCGGCTGATAGAAGTTGGTACGCAGGGTGGCTTTGATCAGGTCCAGATAACGCCGCAGGATGCGGTCCTCGTTGAGTACGGAGACATCGTCGAGGGCGGCGAGAATCGCCTGTTCGAGCTTGTGCTGCTTGTCCGCCAGATCGCCGGCGCTGAGCTTGCGCGCCAGGTAGAAGCGGGTCTTGAACAGCCGCACCAACTCGCGGGCGATGTCGATGTGGTTGACCAACGTGCTGGCGATATAGCCCAGATCGAAGCCCAGACGGATCTGCTTCAAATACCGCGCATAGGCGCGCAGCAGCGCGACATCGCGCCAGGGCATCGCCGCGGTGAGCACCAGACGATTGAAGCCATCGTTCTCCGCGGCGCCGCTAACGATCTGCACGAAGGCGTCCTGGAAGGTGTCGTTGAGCTGCTGGAGATCGACATCCAGCCCTTCGGCGTAGGTGAAGGCGAAGTCGTGAATCCAGAATTGCCGGCCGTTCTGATGCTGCAGGTGATAGGGAAATTCGCCGAGCACGCGCAGGCCGAGATTCTCCAGAATCGGCAACACGTCAGACAGCGCCAGCGGCGTATCGGCGTGGTACAGCTTGCAGTGCAGCTGCTGCTCATCGACCGCCAGCGGCTGGTAGAAGCTCATCACCAACGGGCGCACGTCCGACAGGCTGAGCACGTGCTGCATGTCGACCACCGCCGAGGACGCGGCGAAGCGCTCGCGATAACCGGCGGGGAAGCTTTTCGGAAAATCGGCAAGCACCCGCGTGCCCTTGGCTTCGCCGAAACTCTCGACCACCAGCCCGGCGAAATCGTCCTTCCACGAGCGGCAGGCCTGGATGACTTCGCGCTCCAGCTGCTGCGGGTCGATGTCCAGCCTGGTCTGCGGATCGACGCGCAGGATGAACTGCACACGTGCCAGCAGCGACTCGGAGAAGTAGGTCCAGAACTCGCAATCGCTGGCATGCAGGCGGTCGACCAGGACCTGCTGGATGCGTAGCCGGGTCTCGGTCGAGTACACGTCACGCGGCACGTAGGCCAGCGCGTAGACGAAGCGGCCGTAGGGGTCCTTGCGCAAGAACAGGCGGATCTTGTTGCGCTCCTGGATCTGCACGATGGCCAGCGCGGTGTTGTACAACTCGTCGACCGGCGTCTGGAACAGGTCGTCGCGCGGCAACACCTCGAGCACCTTGACCAATTCCTTGCCCAAATGCCCTTCGGCGCTGAACCCCGAACGTTTCTCCACCGCGGCGACCTTGCGGCGGATGAACGGAATCTCGCGCACGCTCTGGCTGTAGACCACCGAGGTATAGATGCCCATGAAGCGGCATTCCTTGACCACCTTGCCCTTCGCGTCCAGCGCGCGGATCGAGACGAAATCCGGGTACGCCGGGCGATGCACGCGACTCGGCATCGCGGCTTTGGCGAACGACAGCAGCAACGGCTCGCGCAGGTAATCCAGCGCATAGCTCTGGATATGCAGGTCGCTACTGGAAAGCCCGCTACGCAGGCGCTTCGACAGGCCGAGTAGCGAGCCTTCGTCGTAGCTGATGAAGCCGCCGCCGGCTTCCTCGTGCACGGTGAACTCTTCATAGCCGAGGAAGGTGAAGTGGTTGTCCAGCAACCATTCGAGAAACACCTTGATTTCGCCCAGTTCGGCCGGGTCGACCTTGAGCTTGGCGCTGCCCAGCCAGGCCAGCAGATCGCGGGCCTTGGTTTTCATCGGCTCGAAATCGGCGACCGTCAGGCGCACATCGGCGAGCACTTCGAGCAAACCGTTCTCCAGCGCACGCCGCTCTCCGGCACTGGCGCAGCGGTCGATCTCCAGGAACATCAGCGATTCGTGGCGCACGTCCGGGCCCGTCGTGCCCTTGGGCAGGACTTCCAGCAACTGCCCCTGGCTGTCGCGACGCACGCTCAGCACGCTGGTCTGCAGGGTGTGAATGCTGTGGCCGCGGCGGCTCACCTCCATGCGCACCGAGTCGACCAGGAACGGAATATCGGCATGCAGCACTTGAATGGCGGTATGCGTGGATTGCCAGCCGTGCTTCTCGTAGTCCGGGTTGTACACCTGCACCTGCGGCTGCGCCGGATCGAAGCGTTCCAGCAAGCGCCAGGCCGACAGCGTGCAGCCAACCAGATCGGACAGACGTCGTTCGCCTAGTTCATCGAGGGCGACAATGCCGAAGAATTGCTCGGCGAACAGGGCCATCTGCGGCAACCCTTGCTCGCTGACGTGCTGCGCCAGGGCCGTTTGCAGCTGTTGCTGGAAATCGACGCGGCTGGCGGCGGTGAAGAACGACATGCTGATACTCCGCTGAACGTGGTGTTTCGGGGAAGCAGCGGCGACCGGGTCGGACGCCGGGCTTGCAAGCAGTCTAGGTGACCACTGACCGCCCGGACTGCGGAGCGACCATGCGGTCACGAACAGCTTAGCGAGGCCACCGGCGAGCAAGCTTTTCAGGCTGCGACATATTCGTTCATCGCGCGGTCCGCCCGGCGTCATGCATCATGGCGGCCTGCAGCGCGCAATCGGCCATGGCTCGGTTGGCGCATCCACTGCGAGGCTCCGGAGGATCGATGAGCACGCCGCACCTGCGCCTTGAAGTCGCCGCGCTCGACTGTTTTATCCTGCGGCTATTCGACAGCATCGACGAAGCCAACATGCCCTGGCTGCTCGCCGCCGCGCAGCAGTTGCGCCAGGCCTTCGGCGCCGGGCTGATCGAACTGGTGCCCTCCTACACCACGCTGTTGCTGCAATTCGACTTACTGCAGCTGACTGCCGCACAGGCGCGCGAACTGATCGCCGCGAGCCTCGCAGACTTGCAACCACTAGCGGCGGGCGGCGGCCGCCAGCTGACGCTGCCGGTCTGGTACGACCGCCGGGTCGGCCCGGAGCTTGATCTCTTGGCGCGACGCAGCGGGCTGACGGTCAGCGAGGTGATCCATCGCCACAGTGCACACCGCTACTGCGTCTTCGCCCTCGGCTTCGCGCCCGGTTTCGCCTTTATGGGCCTGGTCGTGCCGGAGTTGGCCAGCCCGCGCCTGGACACCCCGCGCCAACGGGTAGCAGCCGGCAGCGTGGGGATTGCCGAGCGGCAGACCGCCGTCTATCCGTTGCTGTCACCGGGCGGCTGGAACTTGATCGGCCGCACTCCGACGCGTTTGTTCGACCGCGAGCTGGACGGCTACAGCCTGCTGCAACCGGGCGATCAGGTCCGTTTCGCCGCCATCGAACATGCCGAATTCATTCGCCTGGGCGGCGACGACACGCCCCTGGCGCAGACGCAGGGCGCGTCATGAGCGGTCTACTGGTGGAACGCAGCACGCCGCTGGTGCAGCTGCAGGACGGCGGGCGTTTTGGCGTCCGGCACCTGGGCGTCACCCAAGGCGGAGCGCTGGATTGGATTTCCCATTACTGGGCCAACTGGCTGCTCGGCAATGATCTTAGGGCGCCAGTCATCGAAATCCCGCTCGGCGGTTTTGCCCTGCTGTGTCTGCAGGACAGCCACCTCGCCCTGGCTGGTGCCGACTTGGCCGCGACCCTCGACGACCAACCCCTGACACCTTGGCGCAGTGTGGCCGTGCGCGCCGGGCAGCGTTTGCAGTTCAACGCGCCGCGCTGCGGTGCGCGCGCCTACCTCGCCACGCCCGGCGGCTTTGCCGTGCCGGCAGTGCTGGGCAGCTGCTCGACGGTCAGCCGCGAAGGCCTTGGCGGCCCCGATGGCCAGGGCCGCGCGCTGCAAGCCGGCGACCGCTTGCACTGGGCCGTTGCTGCACCGCGGCTGCGCAGCATGGACAACCGCGCGCGCCCCGACTTCTCCACGCCGCCGACCCTCGAGCTGATCCTCGGCGCGCAATACGGCGAATTCAGCGGCGTCAGCCTGTTCGAGTTGTTCAATAGCGATTGGCGCCTCGATAGCCGCGCCGACCGCATGGGCATGCGCCTGCTCGGCGCGCCCTTGCGCTATCAAGGGCGGCCGATGATTTCCGAAGGTATCCCGCTTGGCGCGGTTCAGGTGCCGCCTGATGGACAGCCGATCGTGCTGTTCAACGACCGGCAAACCATTGGCGGCTACCCGCGTCTCGGCGCGCTCAGCCCACACGCTTTGGCCCGACTCGCGCAATGTCTGCCGGGCGAGACGGTGCGCCTGCGCCCGAGCGATCAGGCAAGCGCCATGCACGAGCATCGGCGCCTGCTTGCCCAATGGGCGACTGGGTAGCGCTCGCTAGACTGAGCGCGCAACGGTTTGGCGGCCCGCTCGCTACCGTCCGGTCGCCAGGCGTGAGGTTCGATCGGCAAGTGCGCACTGGCGGTTAGTCGCTGCCGGTGCAATCGATTAAAGTAAGCGTCCCAGCGGCCCCTGCGCGGGTTAGCAGTTGCACTCATTCAGGACATCCCCGATGGATCACCGTGAATCTCTCCTGACCCTGCGAAACTTTCTGGCTACGCAGATTCTCGGTCAGGAAAAGCTCATCGAACGCCTGCTGATCGCCCTCCTCGCCGACGGCCATCTGCTCGTCGAAGGCGCCCCCGGACTGGCCAAGACCAAGGCGATCAAAGAGCTGGCCGAAGGCATCGAAGCCGAGTTCCATCGCATCCAGTTCACCCCCGACCTGTTACCTGCGGACATCACCGGCACGGAGATCTACCGGCCGGAAACTGGCAGCTTCGTGTTCCAGCAAGGACCGATCTTCCACAATCTGGTGCTCGCCGACGAGATCAACCGCGCGCCGGCCAAGGTCCAGTCGGCACTCCTCGAAGCCATGGCCGAGCGTCAGGTATCGGTCGGTCGCTCGACCTACGATCTGTCGCCGCTGTTTCTGGTAATGGCCACGCAGAACCCGATCGAACAGGAAGGCACCTACCCGCTGCCGGAAGCCCAGCTCGATCGCTTCCTGATGCACGTGAAGATCGGTTTTCCCGACGCTTCGGTGGAACGCAAGATTCTCTCCCAGGCGCGTGGCGATGCGCTGAACGGCGAAACCAAGCCGGAGCACCGGGTCAGCCAGCACGCGATCTTCGCCGCGCGCAAGGAAATCCTCGGCCTGTACATGGCCGACGCGGTGGAGGAATACCTGGTGCAGCTGGTGATGGCGACCCGCACGCCGGGCAAGTTCGATCCGGAAATGGCCGAGTGGATCGCCTACGGCGCCAGCCCGCGCGGTTCCATCGCCCTGGACCGCTGCGCGCGCGCCCATGCCTGGCTGGCCGGCCGCGACTTCGTCAGCCCAGAAGATATTCAGGCGGTGCTGTTCGACGTGCTGCGCCACCGCATCATCCTGTCGTTCGAGGCGGAAGCCGCCGGTATCGATCAGGACCGCGTGATCCAGCGCGTGCTCGATGTGGTCGCGGTGGCCTGATGCTGGCGCGCGCCGCTGTGTTGGACTCCCCATCCCTCTTCCCTATACGGGAGCGGGCGTCTTTCTGCGCCGCGTTCTAGGGTCCCGCTCGCCATGCACATTCTTCCCAGTCAACCCGGAGTCCGCGCCAACCTCGCCGAGCTGATCGACATGCGCCATCGGGTGCGCGAGGTGCAGCTGTTCTCCACGCCGAGCCGGCGCAGCCCGTTGGTGGGCCTGCATCACTCCAAGCTGCGCGGCCGTGGGGTGGACTTCGATCAGGTGCGCGTCTATCAGGCCGGCGACGATGTGCGCACCATCGACTGGCGCGTCACCGCGCGGACGCAGGAGCCGCATACCAAGCTGTTCCACGAGGAGCGCGAGCGGCCGATTTACATCATGGTCGAGCAGAGCCAGCGGCTGTTCTTCGGCAGCGGCCAGGTGTTCAAATCGGTACTCGCCGCGCAGGCCGCGGCGCTGATCGGTTGGGCCGCGCTGGCCCACAACGACCGGATCGGCGGGCTGGTGTTTGGCGATGTCGAGCACCATGAGGTCAAACCACGGCGCAGCAAGCAAAGCCTGTTGCAACTACTCAACCGTTTGGTGCGCGCCAGTCAGGCTCTGCACAGCGAAATCCCCGCCAATCGCGAAGCCTTCAGCCAAGCCCTGCGCCGTGCTCGCGAGGTTCTGCGGCCTGGCAGCCTGGTGATCGTGCTGTGCGATGAGCGCGCCCTGACCGACAGCACCGAGCAGCAATTGACCCTGCTCGCCCGGCATACCGATCTGGTCTTGTTCCCGCTTTCCGACCCGCTCGATCACGCCCTACCGGCGGCCGGCCTGCTGAATTTCAACGAGCGTGGCGCGCAGATCGAACTGGACACCCACAACAGCGAGCTGCGCCAGGCCTACCGCAGCCTCGGCGAAGCCCGCGAAACTCGCTGGCAGCGCCTGGCGCAGAAGCTTGGCGTACCGTTGCTGCCGCTGAATACCCAGACTGAACTGGTCGAACAGCTGCGTGACTACCTGAATGCCCAGCGGCCCAGAAAAACGCCATGAATACGCTCGATAAGCTCGAACCGCTGATCGCCCCGCCGCCGATTCCCTGGTGGCCGCCGGCGCCTGGCTGGTGGGTACTCGCGGCGCTCGTGCCACTGCTGCTCTGGGCACTGTGGCACTGGCGTGGTCACCTGCCGCTGCAACCGCGTCGGGCCGCTGGCGAATTACCGCTCGACCCGCAGCGCCAGGCCGCTCTGGACGAGCTGGCGAGCCTGCGCAAACCCTACGATGGCGCGCCGGCCGGGCCCTGGTTGCAACAGCTCAATGGCTTGCTCAAGCGCCTGTGCCGCAGCCATTACCCAGAAAACCACAGCCACACCCTGAGTGGTCGCGGCTGGCTGGCGTTTCTCGACAGCCGTTGCCCGGCGGCCGGTCTGACTCGCTGGATGGTGTTGGTCGAAGGCGGCTACCGCCCGCAATGCAGCCTCGATGACAAGGCGGTGGATGGCCTCTATCACGCCGTCGAAATCTGGATTCGCAAGCATGTTTGAGTTCGCCTGGCCATGGGCCTTCCTCCTCGTACCGCTGCCCTGGCTGATGCGCTGGCTGCTGCCGCCCGCCCCCAGCGGCGAGGCGGCGCTCAAAGTCAGCTTCCTCAGCGACCTGGAAACCCTGGCCGGTCGTCGCGCGCGGGCCAACCTGCCGAATTGGCGCCAGCAAGCGCCGTTCATTCTGCTCTGGCTGTTGCTGCTGCTGGCTAGCGCGCGTCCCGAGTGGATTGGCGAGCCGTTGCCGGTTCCCGCTACGGGCCGCGATCTGCTCGTGGCGGTGGATGTCTCCGGATCGATGGATTACGCCGACATGCAATGGCAAGGCCTCGACGTCAGCCGCCTGACGCTGGTCAAGCATCTGCTCGGCGATTTCATCGAAGGCCGCCGGGGCGACCGCGTCGGGCTGATCCTGTTCGGTAGCCAGGCCTATCTGCAGGCGCCGCTGACGTTTGACCGCGCCACCGTACGCACCTGGCTGGACGAGGCGCTGATCGGCATCGCCGGCAAAAACACCGCCATTGGCGATGCGATTGGCCTGGCGGTCAAACGTCTGCGCCAGCGGCCGGCGCAGAGTCGCGTGCTGGTGCTGGTGACCGATGGCGCCAGCAACGGCGGTGAGATCGAGCCGCTCACCGCCGCGCGCCTGGCTGCCGAGGAAGGGGTGAAGATCTATCCGATCGGGATTGGCGCCGATCCCGAGCAAAGTACCCTGGCCGGCTTCGGTTTCAATCCGACTCTCGATCTGGACGAAACGACCCTCAAAGCGATTGCCGAACAAACCGGCGGCGAGTATTTCCGCGCCCGCGATCAGCAGGAACTGCAGAGCATCGAAGCCACCCTCGATCGCCTGGAGCCAGTCGAGCAAGCCCACACCCAAGCGCGCCCTGCCCTGGCCCTGTACCCCTGGCCGCTGGCTAGCGCGCTGCTCCTGAGCCTGTTGCTGGCGGCGCGGGAATTCTGGCCGCACTGGCAGCAGCAGTGGCTGAGCCGGCGCCCGCAGTGGTTGCGGAGGCGCACATGAACGCGCTTTGGCCCCATTGGCAGCGACCGCTTTGGTTATTGCTGGTACCGCTCTTGGCCGGCTTGCTGTGGCTGCTCTGGCATCGGCAGAAACGCATCGGACGCTGGCAGATGTTGCTGCCGCCGGCCTTTCATGCGGCGCTACTCAGCGGCGGCCAGGAGCGTGGCAGTCGTTTGCCGTGGATTGCCCTGGGTCTGGCCTGGCTGTTGGCCTTGCTGGCGCTGCTCGGGCCAAGCTGGCAGCGCGTGGAAGTGGCCAGTCAGAAGCGCGCCGATCCGCTGGTGGTGATCCTCGAACTGACTCCAGAGATGCTTGCCGGCGATATTCAGCCCACTCGCCTGGAACAGGCGCGGCGCAAGTTGCTCGACCTGCTCGAAGCCCGTCGCGATGCGCAAACCGCGATCATCGTGTACGCCGGCAGCGCGCATACCGTAGTGCCACTGTCCGACGATATCGCCACCAGCCGCAATCTGCTCGAAGCGCTGAAACCATCGATCATGCCGGTGGCCGGTCAACATGCCGAGCTCGCCGTGAGCAAGGCCATCGCCCTGCTGGAACAGGGTGCGCAGGGTCGCGGCACGCTGCTGTTGATTGGCGCCTCACTGGATGAGGCGGAACGCCAGGGCATCGATCAGGCGCTCAAGCAGCATCGCCTGCCCCTGCATATCCTCGGCGTGGGTACGGCGCAAGGCGCACCAATCGCCCAGGAAGACGGCGGTTTCCTCAAGGACGCGCAAGGCGCGATCCTGCTGCCACGTCTGGATAGCGCGGGGTTGCAGCGCATCGCCGACCAGCACAACGGCCGCTACGCCACGATTCGCCCGGATGACCGCGACCTGCGCCGCCTCGGCTTGCTGGATGGGGCGCACAGTCTGCGCGAGGGCGAACAGACCTGGCTCGCCCGCTGGGCGGATCAGGGCCACTGGCTGCTCTTACCGCTGTTGTTGCTGGCCGCCTGTGCCGGGCGCCGCGGCTGGTTGCTGTGTCTGCCATTACTGCTGCTCGTGCAGGCGCAACCGAGCTATGCCTTCGATTTCGAGGATCTGTGGCTGCGCCGCGACCAACAAGGCCAGCGCCTCCTG is from Pseudomonas sp. LS44 and encodes:
- a CDS encoding DUF2835 domain-containing protein gives rise to the protein MASLVLDIAIPAERWQAVYRGQANRVLLHSRDGRRISLPVHHLRPYLSHAGVYGSFALEFSDAGELLSLRPLD
- a CDS encoding NAD-glutamate dehydrogenase; this encodes MSFFTAASRVDFQQQLQTALAQHVSEQGLPQMALFAEQFFGIVALDELGERRLSDLVGCTLSAWRLLERFDPAQPQVQVYNPDYEKHGWQSTHTAIQVLHADIPFLVDSVRMEVSRRGHSIHTLQTSVLSVRRDSQGQLLEVLPKGTTGPDVRHESLMFLEIDRCASAGERRALENGLLEVLADVRLTVADFEPMKTKARDLLAWLGSAKLKVDPAELGEIKVFLEWLLDNHFTFLGYEEFTVHEEAGGGFISYDEGSLLGLSKRLRSGLSSSDLHIQSYALDYLREPLLLSFAKAAMPSRVHRPAYPDFVSIRALDAKGKVVKECRFMGIYTSVVYSQSVREIPFIRRKVAAVEKRSGFSAEGHLGKELVKVLEVLPRDDLFQTPVDELYNTALAIVQIQERNKIRLFLRKDPYGRFVYALAYVPRDVYSTETRLRIQQVLVDRLHASDCEFWTYFSESLLARVQFILRVDPQTRLDIDPQQLEREVIQACRSWKDDFAGLVVESFGEAKGTRVLADFPKSFPAGYRERFAASSAVVDMQHVLSLSDVRPLVMSFYQPLAVDEQQLHCKLYHADTPLALSDVLPILENLGLRVLGEFPYHLQHQNGRQFWIHDFAFTYAEGLDVDLQQLNDTFQDAFVQIVSGAAENDGFNRLVLTAAMPWRDVALLRAYARYLKQIRLGFDLGYIASTLVNHIDIARELVRLFKTRFYLARKLSAGDLADKQHKLEQAILAALDDVSVLNEDRILRRYLDLIKATLRTNFYQPDATGAAKSYFSFKLNPRQIPDIPKPVPLFEVFVYSPRVEGVHLRGGKVARGGLRWSDREEDYRTEVLGLVKAQQVKNAVIVPVGAKGGFIPRRLPVGGNRDEIQAEAIACYRIFISGLLDITDNLKEGAVVPPANVVRHDADDPYLVVAADKGTATFSDIANGIAGEYGFWLGDAFASGGSAGYDHKGMGITAKGGWVSVQRHFRERGIDVQKDNFTVIGIGDMAGDVFGNGLLLSDKLQLVAAFNHLHIFIDPNPDPAKSFVERQRLFNLPRSNWSDYEAGLISAGGGVFSRSAKSIAISPQMQKRFDITADKLAPTELLNALLKAPVDLLWNGGIGTYVKSSRESHADVGDKANDALRVDGRELRAKVVGEGGNLGMTQLGRVEYGLNGGASNTDFIDNAGGVDCSDHEVNIKILLNEIVAAGDMTGKQRNGLLVEMTEAVGGLVLGNNYKQTQALSLAQRRARERIGEYKRLIAALEAAGKLDRALEFLPSDEELTERAANGLGLTRPELSVLISYSKIDLKESLIKSLVPDDDYLIREMETAFPPLLAEKFGEPMRRHRLKREIVSTQIANDLVNHMGITFVQRLKESTGQSAANVAGAYVIVRDVFHLPHWFRQIETLDYKVAADVQLQLMEELMRLGRRATRWFLRSRRDNLDAGRDVAHFGPQVAALGLKLNELLEGPTLEQWQARYQSFVDAGVPELLARMVAGVSHLYTLLPIIEAADVTGQSPALVAKAHFAVGSALDLTWYLQQITSLPVESNWQALAREAFRDDLDWQQRAITVAVLQMPDAPVDMESRMQLWLQQHRPLVERWRAMLTELRASTSTDYAMYAVANRELMDLAQSAQHVLAA
- the pxpB gene encoding 5-oxoprolinase subunit PxpB, whose translation is MSTPHLRLEVAALDCFILRLFDSIDEANMPWLLAAAQQLRQAFGAGLIELVPSYTTLLLQFDLLQLTAAQARELIAASLADLQPLAAGGGRQLTLPVWYDRRVGPELDLLARRSGLTVSEVIHRHSAHRYCVFALGFAPGFAFMGLVVPELASPRLDTPRQRVAAGSVGIAERQTAVYPLLSPGGWNLIGRTPTRLFDRELDGYSLLQPGDQVRFAAIEHAEFIRLGGDDTPLAQTQGAS
- a CDS encoding biotin-dependent carboxyltransferase family protein; translated protein: MSGLLVERSTPLVQLQDGGRFGVRHLGVTQGGALDWISHYWANWLLGNDLRAPVIEIPLGGFALLCLQDSHLALAGADLAATLDDQPLTPWRSVAVRAGQRLQFNAPRCGARAYLATPGGFAVPAVLGSCSTVSREGLGGPDGQGRALQAGDRLHWAVAAPRLRSMDNRARPDFSTPPTLELILGAQYGEFSGVSLFELFNSDWRLDSRADRMGMRLLGAPLRYQGRPMISEGIPLGAVQVPPDGQPIVLFNDRQTIGGYPRLGALSPHALARLAQCLPGETVRLRPSDQASAMHEHRRLLAQWATG
- a CDS encoding MoxR family ATPase codes for the protein MDHRESLLTLRNFLATQILGQEKLIERLLIALLADGHLLVEGAPGLAKTKAIKELAEGIEAEFHRIQFTPDLLPADITGTEIYRPETGSFVFQQGPIFHNLVLADEINRAPAKVQSALLEAMAERQVSVGRSTYDLSPLFLVMATQNPIEQEGTYPLPEAQLDRFLMHVKIGFPDASVERKILSQARGDALNGETKPEHRVSQHAIFAARKEILGLYMADAVEEYLVQLVMATRTPGKFDPEMAEWIAYGASPRGSIALDRCARAHAWLAGRDFVSPEDIQAVLFDVLRHRIILSFEAEAAGIDQDRVIQRVLDVVAVA